The following are from one region of the Harpia harpyja isolate bHarHar1 chromosome 4, bHarHar1 primary haplotype, whole genome shotgun sequence genome:
- the LOC128141029 gene encoding membrane primary amine oxidase-like isoform X1: protein MHMKTLLLLLVLALATIFALVCVLLTRGRAPSTCQHQPPEQEDTDDGQSLVFADLTPEEMVQVVRYLQGNLGVRLVDASRAKPSDNCIASVDLQVPAKAEVLRFLDGGGARPPREALAVLYFGNQPDPNITEYVVGPLPMPAYHRDVTVQKYGGKVPYHRRPTLAVEYKQIAGLLKSQVFPTAPSFMRQVMEYDGASLAALTAAPRGFQSGDRITWFVLFQNVSGFFVHPVGLEVLVDHSSLDISQWAVSRVFYNGQYYRDMVQLESAYVQGRISVQKVRKAPRDGDFSSMKPRAPSAALFPLQYEPQGPRYSVRNNHVLFQAWSFAFGMSVNTGLRLFDVRHKGERVAYEISVQEALSVYGSNCPGGMSTRYMDGSFGIGRYTSPLVRGVDCPYLATYLDAHYLAHSQVSRISKSALCIFEQNLGSPLRRHYSNLQSLYYGGLVNSALVVRSIATVGNYDYVWDFIFYQNGAIEGKVQATGYASSSFLHGDGLRYGNRVWEHTLGTIHTHSINYKVDLDVGGNTWKLDPACRAAKPLQ, encoded by the exons ATGCACATGAAaaccctgctcctcctcctcgtTCTGGCTTTAGCCACAATATTTGCTTTAGTCTGTGTGTTGCTGACAAGAGGAAGGGCCCCCAGCAcctgccagcaccagcccccGGAGCAGGAGGACACCGATGATGGCCAGAGCCTGGTCTTTGCCGATCTGACGCCCGAAGAGATGGTGCAAGTGGTGCGGTACCTGCAGGGAAACCTTGGGGTGCGGCTGGTTGATGCCTCGCGTGCAAAACCCTCCGACAACTGCATCGCCTCCGTCGACCTGCAGGTCCCTGCCAAGGCGGAGGTGCTGCGGTTCCTGGATGGTGGAGGGGCTCGCCCCCCCCGAGAGGCGCTGGCTGTGCTGTACTTTGGGAACCAGCCAGACCCCAACATCACCGAGTACGTGGTGGGTCCGCTGCCGATGCCGGCATATCACCGGGATGTCACGGTACAGAAGTATGGGGGGAAGGTACCGTATCACCGCAGACCAACACTGGCTGTTGAATACAAACAGATTGCAGGGCTTTTAAAAAGCCAAGTGTTCCCCACAGCTCCATCTTTCATGCGTCAAGTAATGGAGTATGATGGAGCCAGTCTagcagccctgacagctgctCCCCGTGGATTCCAGTCTGGAGATCGGATCAcctggtttgttttatttcagaacGTGAGCGGGTTCTTTGTGCACCCAgtggggctggaggtgctggtggaCCACAGCAGCCTGGACATCTCCCAGTGGGCAGTGAGCAGGGTCTTCTACAACGGGCAGTACTACAGGGACATGGTTCAGCTGGAGAGTGCCTACGTGCAGGGTCGCATCAGCGTGCAGAAGGTGAGGAAAGCGCCGCGGGATGGGGACTTCTCGTCCATGAAGCCCCGAGCACCCTCGGCTGCACTGTTCCCTTTGCAGTACGAGCCCCAGGGTCCCCGCTACAGCGTCAGGAACAACCACGTCCTCTTCCAGGCCTGGAGCTTTGCCTTTGGGATGAGCGTGAACACAGGCCTGCGCCTGTTTGACGTCCGACACAAGGGGGAGAGGGTTGCCTATGAAATCAGCGTCCAAGAGGCGTTGTCGGTGTATGGCTCCAACTGCCCTGGAGGGATGTCAACGAGGTACATGGATGGGAGCTTTGGCATTGGGCGCTACACCTCCCCCTTGGTGCGAGGGGTCGACTGCCCCTATTTAGCAACATACCTGGATGCGCACTACCTTGCTCATTCCCAGGTCTCTAGAATTAGTAAAAGTGCCCTCTGCATCTTTGAGCAGAACCTGGGCTCCCCTCTGAGGCGCCACTACTCCAACTTGCAGTCTCTCTACTACGGGGGGCTGGTCAACTCTGCTCTGGTCGTTCGGTCCATTGCGACCGTGGGCAACTACGACTACGTGTGGGACTTCATCTTCTACCAGAACGGGGCCATCGAAGGCAAGGTCCAGGCCACGGGGTATGCGAGCTCGTCCTTTCTCCATGGGGACGGTCTGAGATACGGCAATAGGGTTTGGGAGCACACGCTGGGTACGATACACACCCATTCCATCAACTATAAAGTGGACTTGGATGTGGGAG GAAACACTTGGAAGCTGGATCCTGCGTGTCGGGCTGCAAAGCCGCTGCAGTGA
- the LOC128141029 gene encoding membrane primary amine oxidase-like isoform X2 produces MHMKTLLLLLVLALATIFALVCVLLTRGRAPSTCQHQPPEQEDTDDGQSLVFADLTPEEMVQVVRYLQGNLGVRLVDASRAKPSDNCIASVDLQVPAKAEVLRFLDGGGARPPREALAVLYFGNQPDPNITEYVVGPLPMPAYHRDVTVQKYGGKVPYHRRPTLAVEYKQIAGLLKSQVFPTAPSFMRQVMEYDGASLAALTAAPRGFQSGDRITWFVLFQNVSGFFVHPVGLEVLVDHSSLDISQWAVSRVFYNGQYYRDMVQLESAYVQGRISVQKAWSFAFGMSVNTGLRLFDVRHKGERVAYEISVQEALSVYGSNCPGGMSTRYMDGSFGIGRYTSPLVRGVDCPYLATYLDAHYLAHSQVSRISKSALCIFEQNLGSPLRRHYSNLQSLYYGGLVNSALVVRSIATVGNYDYVWDFIFYQNGAIEGKVQATGYASSSFLHGDGLRYGNRVWEHTLGTIHTHSINYKVDLDVGGRSGSLFNVCYYTGKPQSFGGIASSSVESLITDIRTLLLHSPNLFFHCKIIFLSTR; encoded by the exons ATGCACATGAAaaccctgctcctcctcctcgtTCTGGCTTTAGCCACAATATTTGCTTTAGTCTGTGTGTTGCTGACAAGAGGAAGGGCCCCCAGCAcctgccagcaccagcccccGGAGCAGGAGGACACCGATGATGGCCAGAGCCTGGTCTTTGCCGATCTGACGCCCGAAGAGATGGTGCAAGTGGTGCGGTACCTGCAGGGAAACCTTGGGGTGCGGCTGGTTGATGCCTCGCGTGCAAAACCCTCCGACAACTGCATCGCCTCCGTCGACCTGCAGGTCCCTGCCAAGGCGGAGGTGCTGCGGTTCCTGGATGGTGGAGGGGCTCGCCCCCCCCGAGAGGCGCTGGCTGTGCTGTACTTTGGGAACCAGCCAGACCCCAACATCACCGAGTACGTGGTGGGTCCGCTGCCGATGCCGGCATATCACCGGGATGTCACGGTACAGAAGTATGGGGGGAAGGTACCGTATCACCGCAGACCAACACTGGCTGTTGAATACAAACAGATTGCAGGGCTTTTAAAAAGCCAAGTGTTCCCCACAGCTCCATCTTTCATGCGTCAAGTAATGGAGTATGATGGAGCCAGTCTagcagccctgacagctgctCCCCGTGGATTCCAGTCTGGAGATCGGATCAcctggtttgttttatttcagaacGTGAGCGGGTTCTTTGTGCACCCAgtggggctggaggtgctggtggaCCACAGCAGCCTGGACATCTCCCAGTGGGCAGTGAGCAGGGTCTTCTACAACGGGCAGTACTACAGGGACATGGTTCAGCTGGAGAGTGCCTACGTGCAGGGTCGCATCAGCGTGCAGAAG GCCTGGAGCTTTGCCTTTGGGATGAGCGTGAACACAGGCCTGCGCCTGTTTGACGTCCGACACAAGGGGGAGAGGGTTGCCTATGAAATCAGCGTCCAAGAGGCGTTGTCGGTGTATGGCTCCAACTGCCCTGGAGGGATGTCAACGAGGTACATGGATGGGAGCTTTGGCATTGGGCGCTACACCTCCCCCTTGGTGCGAGGGGTCGACTGCCCCTATTTAGCAACATACCTGGATGCGCACTACCTTGCTCATTCCCAGGTCTCTAGAATTAGTAAAAGTGCCCTCTGCATCTTTGAGCAGAACCTGGGCTCCCCTCTGAGGCGCCACTACTCCAACTTGCAGTCTCTCTACTACGGGGGGCTGGTCAACTCTGCTCTGGTCGTTCGGTCCATTGCGACCGTGGGCAACTACGACTACGTGTGGGACTTCATCTTCTACCAGAACGGGGCCATCGAAGGCAAGGTCCAGGCCACGGGGTATGCGAGCTCGTCCTTTCTCCATGGGGACGGTCTGAGATACGGCAATAGGGTTTGGGAGCACACGCTGGGTACGATACACACCCATTCCATCAACTATAAAGTGGACTTGGATGTGGGAGGTAGGTCTGGGTCTTTGTTTAATGTTTGCTATTATACTGGTAAACCCCAGAGCTTTGGGGGGATTGCTTCCTCATCTGTAGAGTCCCTAATAACTGACATCAGAACTCTGCTTTTACACTCTCCTAACCTCTTCTTtcattgcaaaattatttttctgagtaCAAGATAG
- the LOC128141028 gene encoding membrane primary amine oxidase-like isoform X1 — MNPKLPYVLLVGAAVIIFILSCMLLSRGRRSPSCESQPRIVEKTGSTSQSLVFADLTPEEMVQVVRYLQGNLGVQLVDASRAKPSDNCIASVDLQVPAKAEVLRFLDGGGARPPREALAVLYFGNQPDPNVTEYVVGPLPMPAYHRDITVQKYRGNVPYHRRPMLGSEYEQVGAFLEKVAFAAAPTFLKEVFEYDSTNVAFQTTAPHGLRSGDRKSWFVVFQNVSGFFVHPVGLEVLVDHSSLDISQWAVSRVFYNGQYYRDMVQLESAYVQGRISVQKVRKAPRDGDFSSMKPRAPLAALFPLQYEPQGPRYSVRNNHVLFQAWSFAFGMSVNTGLRLFDVRHKGERVAYEISVQEALSVYGSNCPGGMSTRYMDGSFGIGRYTSPLVRGVDCPYSATYIDTHSLSETLRPSKRKASLCIFEQNLGSPLRRHYSNLQSLYYGGLVNSALVVRSIATVGNHNYVWDFIFYQNGAIEGKVQATGYASSSFLHGDGLRYGNRVWEHTLGTIRTHSINYKVDLDVGGVKNSLVAHDMAFEMVRAPWSLEQQIERPRLTKKVLDTEDQAAFRLQSKMPRYIYFAANSKNKWGHQRGYRIQITSFAGDHVPEASSMERAISWARYQLAVTRRKEEEPTSTSIYNQNDPWTPTVAFADFINNETITNEDLVAWITTGFLHIPHSEDIPNTVTVGNSVGFLLRPYNYYDLDPSIYSHDGVFFTSEQDFTACEINPIACLPKTASCLPNFPPFTFDGFQNVSRL; from the exons ATGAACCCCAAACTTCCCTATGTTCTCCTGGTCGGGGCTGCAGTGATAATCTTCATTCTTTCCTGCATGCTGCTGAGCAGGGGGAGGCGATCACCCAGCTGCGAATCCCAGCCCCGCATCGTGGAGAAGACAGGATCCACGAGCCAGAGCCTGGTCTTTGCCGATCTGACGCCCGAAGAGATGGTGCAAGTGGTGCGGTACCTGCAGGGAAACCTTGGGGTGCAGCTGGTTGATGCCTCGCGTGCAAAACCCTCCGACAACTGCATCGCCTCCGTCGACCTGCAGGTCCCTGCCAAGGCGGAGGTGCTGCGGTTCCTGGATGGTGGAGGGGCTCGCCCCCCCCGAGAGGCGCTGGCTGTGCTGTACTTTGGGAACCAGCCAGACCCCAACGTCACCGAGTACGTGGTGGGTCCGCTGCCGATGCCGGCATATCACCGGGACATCACGGTGCAGAAGTACAGGGGGAACGTGCCGTACCACCGCAGACCGATGCTGGGGAGTGAGTACGAGCAGGTGGGAGCATTCTTAGAGAAGGTGGCATTTGCTGCAGCCCCAACCTTCCTGAAAGAAGTCTTTGAGTACGACAGCACCAACGTGGCGTTTCAGACCACAGCCCCTCATGGGTTACGGTCTGGAGACCGTAAGTCCTGGTTCGTCGTGTTTCAGAACGTGAGCGGGTTCTTTGTGCACCCAgtggggctggaggtgctggtggaCCACAGCAGCCTGGACATCTCCCAGTGGGCAGTGAGCAGGGTCTTCTACAACGGGCAGTACTACAGGGACATGGTTCAGCTGGAGAGTGCCTACGTGCAGGGTCGCATCAGCGTGCAGAAGGTGAGGAAAGCGCCGCGGGATGGGGACTTCTCGTCCATGAAGCCCCGAGCACCCTTGGCTGCACTGTTCCCTTTGCAGTACGAGCCCCAGGGTCCCCGCTACAGCGTCAGGAACAACCACGTCCTCTTCCAGGCCTGGAGCTTTGCCTTTGGGATGAGCGTGAACACAGGCCTGCGCCTGTTTGACGTCCGACACAAGGGGGAGAGGGTTGCCTATGAAATCAGCGTCCAAGAGGCGTTGTCGGTGTATGGCTCCAACTGCCCTGGAGGGATGTCAACGAGGTACATGGATGGGAGCTTTGGCATTGGGCGCTACACCTCCCCCTTGGTGCGAGGGGTCGACTGCCCGTACTCGGCCACCTACATCGACACGCACTCTCTGTCTGAGACCCTGAGGCCCAGCAAGAGAAAGGCTTCCCTCTGCATCTTTGAGCAGAACCTGGGCTCCCCTCTGAGGCGCCACTACTCCAACTTGCAGTCTCTCTACTACGGGGGGCTGGTCAACTCTGCTCTGGTCGTTCGGTCCATTGCGACCGTTGGCAACCACAACTACGTGTGGGACTTCATCTTCTACCAGAACGGGGCCATCGAAGGCAAGGTCCAGGCCACGGGGTATGCGAGCTCATCCTTTCTCCATGGGGACGGTCTGAGATACGGCAATAGGGTTTGGGAGCACACGCTGGGTACGATACGCACCCATTCCATCAACTATAAAGTGGACTTGGATGTGGGAG GGGTGAAAAACTCCCTGGTGGCCCACGACATGGCGTTTGAGATGGTGCGGGCTCCCTGGAGCCTGGAGCAGCAGATAGAGCGGCCACGACTCACCAAGAAAGTCCTGGACACGGAGGACCAGGCTGCCTTCCGGCTCCAGTCGAAGATGCCCAGATACATCTACTTCGCGGCCAACAGCAAAAACAAGTGGGGCCACCAGCGTGGTTACAGGATCCAGATCACCAGTTTTGCGGGGGACCATGTCCCCGAAGCCAGCTCCATGGAGAGGGCCATCAGCTGGGCAAG GTACCAGCTGGCCGTCACCCGGCGGAAGGAGGAGGAGCCCACCAGCACCAGCATCTACAACCAGAACGACCCCTGGACGCCCACCGTCGCCTTCGCTGACTTCATCAACAACGAGACCATCACCAACGAG GACCTGGTTGCCTGGATAACCACTGGTTTCCTTCACATCCCGCACTCTGAGGATATTCCCAACACTGTGACGGTGGGAAACTCAGTTGGCTTTCTCCTGAGACCCTACAACTACTATGACTTGGACCCCTCCATATACTCACATGATGGCGTGTTTTTCACCAGCGAGCAAGACTTCACGGCATGTGAAATCAACCCTATTGCATGCCTGCCCAAAACTGCCTCTTGTTTGCCAAACTTCCCCCCGTTCACCTTTGATGGTTTCCAAAATGTAAGCAGGCTTTAA
- the LOC128141028 gene encoding membrane primary amine oxidase-like isoform X2, with the protein MNPKLPYVLLVGAAVIIFILSCMLLSRGRRSPSCESQPRIVEKTGSTSQSLVFADLTPEEMVQVVRYLQGNLGVQLVDASRAKPSDNCIASVDLQVPAKAEVLRFLDGGGARPPREALAVLYFGNQPDPNVTEYVVGPLPMPAYHRDITVQKYRGNVPYHRRPMLGSEYEQVGAFLEKVAFAAAPTFLKEVFEYDSTNVAFQTTAPHGLRSGDRKSWFVVFQNVSGFFVHPVGLEVLVDHSSLDISQWAVSRVFYNGQYYRDMVQLESAYVQGRISVQKAWSFAFGMSVNTGLRLFDVRHKGERVAYEISVQEALSVYGSNCPGGMSTRYMDGSFGIGRYTSPLVRGVDCPYSATYIDTHSLSETLRPSKRKASLCIFEQNLGSPLRRHYSNLQSLYYGGLVNSALVVRSIATVGNHNYVWDFIFYQNGAIEGKVQATGYASSSFLHGDGLRYGNRVWEHTLGTIRTHSINYKVDLDVGGVKNSLVAHDMAFEMVRAPWSLEQQIERPRLTKKVLDTEDQAAFRLQSKMPRYIYFAANSKNKWGHQRGYRIQITSFAGDHVPEASSMERAISWARYQLAVTRRKEEEPTSTSIYNQNDPWTPTVAFADFINNETITNEDLVAWITTGFLHIPHSEDIPNTVTVGNSVGFLLRPYNYYDLDPSIYSHDGVFFTSEQDFTACEINPIACLPKTASCLPNFPPFTFDGFQNVSRL; encoded by the exons ATGAACCCCAAACTTCCCTATGTTCTCCTGGTCGGGGCTGCAGTGATAATCTTCATTCTTTCCTGCATGCTGCTGAGCAGGGGGAGGCGATCACCCAGCTGCGAATCCCAGCCCCGCATCGTGGAGAAGACAGGATCCACGAGCCAGAGCCTGGTCTTTGCCGATCTGACGCCCGAAGAGATGGTGCAAGTGGTGCGGTACCTGCAGGGAAACCTTGGGGTGCAGCTGGTTGATGCCTCGCGTGCAAAACCCTCCGACAACTGCATCGCCTCCGTCGACCTGCAGGTCCCTGCCAAGGCGGAGGTGCTGCGGTTCCTGGATGGTGGAGGGGCTCGCCCCCCCCGAGAGGCGCTGGCTGTGCTGTACTTTGGGAACCAGCCAGACCCCAACGTCACCGAGTACGTGGTGGGTCCGCTGCCGATGCCGGCATATCACCGGGACATCACGGTGCAGAAGTACAGGGGGAACGTGCCGTACCACCGCAGACCGATGCTGGGGAGTGAGTACGAGCAGGTGGGAGCATTCTTAGAGAAGGTGGCATTTGCTGCAGCCCCAACCTTCCTGAAAGAAGTCTTTGAGTACGACAGCACCAACGTGGCGTTTCAGACCACAGCCCCTCATGGGTTACGGTCTGGAGACCGTAAGTCCTGGTTCGTCGTGTTTCAGAACGTGAGCGGGTTCTTTGTGCACCCAgtggggctggaggtgctggtggaCCACAGCAGCCTGGACATCTCCCAGTGGGCAGTGAGCAGGGTCTTCTACAACGGGCAGTACTACAGGGACATGGTTCAGCTGGAGAGTGCCTACGTGCAGGGTCGCATCAGCGTGCAGAAG GCCTGGAGCTTTGCCTTTGGGATGAGCGTGAACACAGGCCTGCGCCTGTTTGACGTCCGACACAAGGGGGAGAGGGTTGCCTATGAAATCAGCGTCCAAGAGGCGTTGTCGGTGTATGGCTCCAACTGCCCTGGAGGGATGTCAACGAGGTACATGGATGGGAGCTTTGGCATTGGGCGCTACACCTCCCCCTTGGTGCGAGGGGTCGACTGCCCGTACTCGGCCACCTACATCGACACGCACTCTCTGTCTGAGACCCTGAGGCCCAGCAAGAGAAAGGCTTCCCTCTGCATCTTTGAGCAGAACCTGGGCTCCCCTCTGAGGCGCCACTACTCCAACTTGCAGTCTCTCTACTACGGGGGGCTGGTCAACTCTGCTCTGGTCGTTCGGTCCATTGCGACCGTTGGCAACCACAACTACGTGTGGGACTTCATCTTCTACCAGAACGGGGCCATCGAAGGCAAGGTCCAGGCCACGGGGTATGCGAGCTCATCCTTTCTCCATGGGGACGGTCTGAGATACGGCAATAGGGTTTGGGAGCACACGCTGGGTACGATACGCACCCATTCCATCAACTATAAAGTGGACTTGGATGTGGGAG GGGTGAAAAACTCCCTGGTGGCCCACGACATGGCGTTTGAGATGGTGCGGGCTCCCTGGAGCCTGGAGCAGCAGATAGAGCGGCCACGACTCACCAAGAAAGTCCTGGACACGGAGGACCAGGCTGCCTTCCGGCTCCAGTCGAAGATGCCCAGATACATCTACTTCGCGGCCAACAGCAAAAACAAGTGGGGCCACCAGCGTGGTTACAGGATCCAGATCACCAGTTTTGCGGGGGACCATGTCCCCGAAGCCAGCTCCATGGAGAGGGCCATCAGCTGGGCAAG GTACCAGCTGGCCGTCACCCGGCGGAAGGAGGAGGAGCCCACCAGCACCAGCATCTACAACCAGAACGACCCCTGGACGCCCACCGTCGCCTTCGCTGACTTCATCAACAACGAGACCATCACCAACGAG GACCTGGTTGCCTGGATAACCACTGGTTTCCTTCACATCCCGCACTCTGAGGATATTCCCAACACTGTGACGGTGGGAAACTCAGTTGGCTTTCTCCTGAGACCCTACAACTACTATGACTTGGACCCCTCCATATACTCACATGATGGCGTGTTTTTCACCAGCGAGCAAGACTTCACGGCATGTGAAATCAACCCTATTGCATGCCTGCCCAAAACTGCCTCTTGTTTGCCAAACTTCCCCCCGTTCACCTTTGATGGTTTCCAAAATGTAAGCAGGCTTTAA
- the LOC128141028 gene encoding retina-specific copper amine oxidase-like isoform X3, whose amino-acid sequence MNPKLPYVLLVGAAVIIFILSCMLLSRGRRSPSCESQPRIVEKTGSTSQSLVFADLTPEEMVQVVRYLQGNLGVQLVDASRAKPSDNCIASVDLQVPAKAEVLRFLDGGGARPPREALAVLYFGNQPDPNVTEYVVGPLPMPAYHRDITVQKYRGNVPYHRRPMLGSEYEQNVSGFFVHPVGLEVLVDHSSLDISQWAVSRVFYNGQYYRDMVQLESAYVQGRISVQKVRKAPRDGDFSSMKPRAPLAALFPLQYEPQGPRYSVRNNHVLFQAWSFAFGMSVNTGLRLFDVRHKGERVAYEISVQEALSVYGSNCPGGMSTRYMDGSFGIGRYTSPLVRGVDCPYSATYIDTHSLSETLRPSKRKASLCIFEQNLGSPLRRHYSNLQSLYYGGLVNSALVVRSIATVGNHNYVWDFIFYQNGAIEGKVQATGYASSSFLHGDGLRYGNRVWEHTLGTIRTHSINYKVDLDVGGVKNSLVAHDMAFEMVRAPWSLEQQIERPRLTKKVLDTEDQAAFRLQSKMPRYIYFAANSKNKWGHQRGYRIQITSFAGDHVPEASSMERAISWARYQLAVTRRKEEEPTSTSIYNQNDPWTPTVAFADFINNETITNEDLVAWITTGFLHIPHSEDIPNTVTVGNSVGFLLRPYNYYDLDPSIYSHDGVFFTSEQDFTACEINPIACLPKTASCLPNFPPFTFDGFQNVSRL is encoded by the exons ATGAACCCCAAACTTCCCTATGTTCTCCTGGTCGGGGCTGCAGTGATAATCTTCATTCTTTCCTGCATGCTGCTGAGCAGGGGGAGGCGATCACCCAGCTGCGAATCCCAGCCCCGCATCGTGGAGAAGACAGGATCCACGAGCCAGAGCCTGGTCTTTGCCGATCTGACGCCCGAAGAGATGGTGCAAGTGGTGCGGTACCTGCAGGGAAACCTTGGGGTGCAGCTGGTTGATGCCTCGCGTGCAAAACCCTCCGACAACTGCATCGCCTCCGTCGACCTGCAGGTCCCTGCCAAGGCGGAGGTGCTGCGGTTCCTGGATGGTGGAGGGGCTCGCCCCCCCCGAGAGGCGCTGGCTGTGCTGTACTTTGGGAACCAGCCAGACCCCAACGTCACCGAGTACGTGGTGGGTCCGCTGCCGATGCCGGCATATCACCGGGACATCACGGTGCAGAAGTACAGGGGGAACGTGCCGTACCACCGCAGACCGATGCTGGGGAGTGAGTACGAGCAG AACGTGAGCGGGTTCTTTGTGCACCCAgtggggctggaggtgctggtggaCCACAGCAGCCTGGACATCTCCCAGTGGGCAGTGAGCAGGGTCTTCTACAACGGGCAGTACTACAGGGACATGGTTCAGCTGGAGAGTGCCTACGTGCAGGGTCGCATCAGCGTGCAGAAGGTGAGGAAAGCGCCGCGGGATGGGGACTTCTCGTCCATGAAGCCCCGAGCACCCTTGGCTGCACTGTTCCCTTTGCAGTACGAGCCCCAGGGTCCCCGCTACAGCGTCAGGAACAACCACGTCCTCTTCCAGGCCTGGAGCTTTGCCTTTGGGATGAGCGTGAACACAGGCCTGCGCCTGTTTGACGTCCGACACAAGGGGGAGAGGGTTGCCTATGAAATCAGCGTCCAAGAGGCGTTGTCGGTGTATGGCTCCAACTGCCCTGGAGGGATGTCAACGAGGTACATGGATGGGAGCTTTGGCATTGGGCGCTACACCTCCCCCTTGGTGCGAGGGGTCGACTGCCCGTACTCGGCCACCTACATCGACACGCACTCTCTGTCTGAGACCCTGAGGCCCAGCAAGAGAAAGGCTTCCCTCTGCATCTTTGAGCAGAACCTGGGCTCCCCTCTGAGGCGCCACTACTCCAACTTGCAGTCTCTCTACTACGGGGGGCTGGTCAACTCTGCTCTGGTCGTTCGGTCCATTGCGACCGTTGGCAACCACAACTACGTGTGGGACTTCATCTTCTACCAGAACGGGGCCATCGAAGGCAAGGTCCAGGCCACGGGGTATGCGAGCTCATCCTTTCTCCATGGGGACGGTCTGAGATACGGCAATAGGGTTTGGGAGCACACGCTGGGTACGATACGCACCCATTCCATCAACTATAAAGTGGACTTGGATGTGGGAG GGGTGAAAAACTCCCTGGTGGCCCACGACATGGCGTTTGAGATGGTGCGGGCTCCCTGGAGCCTGGAGCAGCAGATAGAGCGGCCACGACTCACCAAGAAAGTCCTGGACACGGAGGACCAGGCTGCCTTCCGGCTCCAGTCGAAGATGCCCAGATACATCTACTTCGCGGCCAACAGCAAAAACAAGTGGGGCCACCAGCGTGGTTACAGGATCCAGATCACCAGTTTTGCGGGGGACCATGTCCCCGAAGCCAGCTCCATGGAGAGGGCCATCAGCTGGGCAAG GTACCAGCTGGCCGTCACCCGGCGGAAGGAGGAGGAGCCCACCAGCACCAGCATCTACAACCAGAACGACCCCTGGACGCCCACCGTCGCCTTCGCTGACTTCATCAACAACGAGACCATCACCAACGAG GACCTGGTTGCCTGGATAACCACTGGTTTCCTTCACATCCCGCACTCTGAGGATATTCCCAACACTGTGACGGTGGGAAACTCAGTTGGCTTTCTCCTGAGACCCTACAACTACTATGACTTGGACCCCTCCATATACTCACATGATGGCGTGTTTTTCACCAGCGAGCAAGACTTCACGGCATGTGAAATCAACCCTATTGCATGCCTGCCCAAAACTGCCTCTTGTTTGCCAAACTTCCCCCCGTTCACCTTTGATGGTTTCCAAAATGTAAGCAGGCTTTAA